A genomic stretch from Enterobacter dykesii includes:
- the rutR gene encoding HTH-type transcriptional regulator RutR translates to MTQGAVKTPGKRSQAVSAKKQAILSAALETFSQFGIHGTRLEQVAEQSGVSKTNLLYYYPSKEALYVAVMQQILDIWLAPLKAFRAELAPLVAIKEYIRLKLEVSRDYPQASRLFCLEMLQGAPLLQAELTGDLKQLVDDKSAIIAGWVASGKLAPVDPHHLIFMIWASTQHYADFAAQVEAVTGKTLQDEAFFHSTLENVQRMIIEGIRLR, encoded by the coding sequence ATGACACAAGGCGCAGTGAAAACACCAGGTAAACGTTCGCAGGCGGTGAGCGCCAAGAAGCAGGCGATCCTCAGCGCGGCGCTGGAGACCTTTTCGCAGTTTGGTATTCACGGCACGCGCCTGGAGCAGGTGGCGGAGCAGTCCGGAGTATCCAAAACCAATCTGCTTTACTACTACCCGTCGAAAGAGGCGCTCTATGTGGCGGTGATGCAGCAGATCCTCGATATCTGGCTGGCGCCCCTCAAAGCGTTCCGCGCAGAGCTGGCCCCGCTGGTGGCGATCAAAGAGTACATTCGCCTGAAGCTGGAGGTGTCGCGCGATTACCCGCAGGCATCAAGGCTGTTTTGTCTTGAGATGCTGCAGGGCGCGCCGCTGCTGCAGGCGGAATTAACCGGCGATCTTAAACAGCTGGTGGACGATAAGTCGGCAATTATTGCCGGATGGGTCGCCAGCGGAAAGCTGGCCCCGGTCGACCCGCATCATCTGATCTTTATGATTTGGGCCTCCACCCAGCATTACGCTGACTTTGCGGCCCAGGTTGAGGCGGTGACCGGTAAAACGCTCCAGGACGAGGCGTTTTTCCACAGCACTCTGGAAAACGTGCAGCGGATGATTATCGAAGGGATCCGCCTGCGCTAG
- a CDS encoding lysozyme inhibitor LprI family protein: MKRYLIASAALLLSASALADECDNATTQLELNTCSAQQYQAADKKLNQTYQAAVKRAAAPQRDLLKKAQQAWITLRDADCAFIGSGTEGGSVQPMIVNQCLAEKTVEREAFLASLMQCEEGDLSCPLPPGN, from the coding sequence ATGAAACGATATCTTATCGCCAGTGCGGCACTGCTGCTGAGCGCCAGCGCGCTGGCCGACGAGTGCGACAACGCGACCACCCAGCTTGAACTGAATACCTGTAGCGCGCAGCAGTACCAGGCTGCCGATAAAAAGCTTAATCAGACGTATCAGGCCGCCGTTAAGCGCGCAGCGGCACCCCAGCGCGACCTGCTGAAAAAAGCGCAGCAGGCGTGGATTACTCTGCGCGATGCGGACTGCGCGTTTATCGGTTCGGGGACAGAAGGCGGGAGCGTCCAGCCAATGATTGTTAACCAGTGCCTGGCGGAAAAAACCGTGGAGCGCGAAGCGTTTCTGGCCTCGCTGATGCAGTGTGAAGAGGGCGACTTAAGCTGCCCTCTCCCGCCGGGAAACTAG
- the putA gene encoding trifunctional transcriptional regulator/proline dehydrogenase/L-glutamate gamma-semialdehyde dehydrogenase, translating to MGMTTMGVKLDDATRERIKTAATRIDRTPHWLIKQAIFNYLERLESDEGLPELPALLAGAANESEEAPATGDENHQPFLEFAEQILPQSVSRAAITGAWRRAETDAVPMLLEQARLPEAIAAQAHSLAYQLADKLRNQKTATGRAGMVQGLLQEFSLSSQEGVALMCLAEALLRIPDKATRDALIRDKISNGNWHSHIGRSPSLFVNAATWGLLFTGKLVSTHNEANLSRSLNRIIGKSGEPLIRKGVDMAMRLMGEQFVTGETIAEALANARKLEDKGFRYSYDMLGEAALTAADAQAYMVSYQQAIHAIGKASNGRGIYEGPGISIKLSALHPRYSRAQYDRVMEELYPRLKSLTLLARQYDIGINIDAEEADRLEISLDLLEKLCFEPELAGWNGIGFVIQAYQKRCPFVIDYLIDLASRSRRRLMIRLVKGAYWDSEIKRAQMEGLEGYPVYTRKVYTDVSYLACAKKLLGVPNLIYPQFATHNAHTLAAIYSLAGQNYYPGQYEFQCLHGMGEPLYEQVTGKVADGKLNRPCRIYAPVGTHETLLAYLVRRLLENGANTSFVNRIADTTLPLDELVADPVQAVEKMAAQEGQIGLPHPKIALPRELYGKGRVNSAGLDLANEHRLASLSSALLNSALQKWQAKPMLEQPVADGEMQPVINPAEPKDIVGYAREATEAEVDQAMESAVNNAPIWFATPPQERAAILERAAVLMEDQMQSLIGILVREAGKTFSNAIAEVREAVDFLHYYAGQVRDDFDNETHRPLGPVVCISPWNFPLAIFTGQIAAALASGNSVLAKPAEQTPLIAAQGINILLEAGVPAGVVQLLPGRGETVGAKLTSDNRVRGVMFTGSTEVASLLQRNIATRLDAQGRPTPLIAETGGMNAMIVDSSALTEQVVVDVLASAFDSAGQRCSALRVLCLQDDVADHTLKMLRGAMAECRMGNPGRLTTDIGPVIDAEAKANIENHIQTMRAKGRPVFQAVRENSEDAREWRTGTFVPPTLIELASFDELKKEVFGPVLHVVRYNRNNLNELVEQINASGYGLTLGVHTRIDETIAQVTGSAKVGNLYVNRNMVGAVVGVQPFGGEGLSGTGPKAGGPLYLYRLLANRPENALGVTLARQDADYPVDAQLKTVLTQPLEALITWAEKRPELRAVAKQYGELAQAGTQRLLPGPTGERNTWTLMPRERVLCVADNEQDALVQLAAAMATGCEVLWPEDALHRDLAKQLPKAVSARIRFAKADNLLTQPFDAVIYHGDSDQLRELSEQVAARSGAIVSVQGFARGETNLLLERLYVERSLSVNTAAAGGNASLMTIG from the coding sequence ATGGGTATGACCACCATGGGGGTTAAGCTGGATGACGCAACCCGCGAACGGATTAAGACCGCAGCAACCCGCATTGACCGCACGCCGCACTGGTTAATCAAGCAGGCGATTTTTAACTATCTCGAAAGACTCGAGAGCGATGAGGGCCTGCCGGAGCTGCCTGCCCTGCTGGCCGGCGCGGCGAACGAAAGTGAAGAAGCCCCGGCCACTGGCGACGAGAACCATCAGCCGTTCCTTGAATTCGCCGAGCAGATCCTGCCGCAGTCCGTCAGCCGTGCCGCCATTACCGGCGCCTGGCGCCGTGCCGAAACCGACGCCGTGCCGATGCTGCTGGAGCAGGCCCGCCTGCCGGAAGCCATTGCCGCGCAGGCGCACAGTCTGGCGTATCAGTTAGCCGACAAGCTGCGCAACCAGAAAACCGCCACCGGCCGCGCCGGGATGGTTCAGGGCCTGCTGCAGGAGTTTTCCCTCTCTTCACAGGAAGGCGTGGCGCTGATGTGCCTCGCGGAAGCGCTGCTGCGTATTCCGGATAAAGCCACCCGCGACGCGCTGATCCGCGACAAGATCAGCAACGGCAACTGGCATTCCCACATTGGCCGCAGCCCGTCGCTGTTCGTCAACGCGGCAACCTGGGGCCTGCTGTTTACAGGCAAGCTGGTCTCGACCCATAACGAAGCCAACCTCTCCCGCTCCCTGAACCGCATCATCGGCAAGAGCGGCGAGCCGCTGATCCGCAAAGGCGTGGACATGGCGATGCGCCTGATGGGCGAACAGTTTGTGACCGGAGAAACCATTGCCGAAGCGCTGGCGAACGCCCGCAAGCTGGAGGATAAAGGTTTCCGCTATTCGTACGACATGCTGGGCGAAGCGGCCCTGACCGCCGCCGACGCGCAGGCCTACATGGTCTCTTACCAGCAGGCGATCCACGCCATCGGTAAAGCGTCCAACGGTCGCGGTATTTATGAAGGCCCGGGCATCTCTATCAAGCTCTCCGCCCTGCACCCGCGCTACAGCCGCGCGCAGTACGACCGCGTGATGGAAGAACTTTATCCGCGCCTGAAGTCGCTAACCCTGCTGGCGCGCCAGTATGACATCGGCATCAACATCGACGCCGAAGAGGCCGACCGTCTGGAGATCTCCCTCGATCTGCTGGAAAAACTGTGCTTCGAGCCGGAGCTGGCTGGCTGGAACGGCATTGGCTTCGTGATCCAGGCCTACCAGAAGCGCTGCCCGTTCGTCATTGATTACCTGATTGACCTGGCAAGCCGCAGCCGCCGTCGCCTGATGATCCGTCTGGTGAAAGGTGCCTACTGGGACAGCGAAATCAAACGCGCCCAGATGGAAGGGCTGGAAGGCTATCCGGTCTATACCCGCAAGGTTTACACCGACGTCTCTTACCTCGCCTGTGCGAAAAAGCTGCTCGGCGTGCCGAATCTGATCTATCCGCAGTTCGCTACCCACAACGCCCACACCCTGGCGGCAATCTACAGCCTGGCCGGGCAAAACTACTATCCGGGCCAGTACGAGTTCCAGTGCCTGCACGGCATGGGCGAACCGCTGTACGAGCAGGTGACCGGTAAAGTAGCGGACGGCAAGCTGAACCGCCCGTGCCGAATCTATGCTCCGGTGGGAACGCACGAAACCCTGCTGGCGTACCTGGTGCGTCGTCTGCTGGAAAACGGTGCGAACACCTCCTTCGTTAACCGCATCGCCGATACCACGCTGCCGCTGGACGAGCTGGTGGCCGATCCGGTGCAGGCCGTTGAGAAGATGGCGGCGCAGGAAGGCCAGATTGGCCTGCCTCATCCGAAGATTGCCCTGCCGCGCGAGCTGTACGGCAAAGGCCGCGTCAACTCGGCGGGTCTGGATCTCGCCAACGAACACCGTCTGGCCTCTCTCTCCTCTGCCCTGCTCAACAGCGCGCTGCAGAAGTGGCAGGCGAAACCGATGCTGGAGCAGCCGGTTGCTGACGGCGAAATGCAGCCGGTGATCAACCCGGCCGAGCCGAAGGATATCGTCGGCTACGCGCGTGAAGCGACCGAAGCGGAAGTGGATCAGGCGATGGAGAGCGCGGTGAACAACGCCCCTATATGGTTCGCCACGCCGCCGCAGGAGCGTGCCGCCATTCTGGAACGCGCCGCGGTGCTGATGGAAGATCAGATGCAGTCGCTCATCGGCATTCTGGTGCGCGAGGCGGGTAAAACCTTCAGCAACGCCATCGCCGAAGTGCGCGAGGCCGTCGACTTCCTGCACTACTATGCCGGTCAGGTGCGCGATGATTTCGATAACGAAACCCACCGTCCGCTCGGCCCGGTCGTCTGTATCAGCCCGTGGAACTTCCCGCTGGCGATCTTCACCGGCCAGATTGCCGCCGCGCTGGCCTCTGGCAACAGCGTGCTGGCAAAACCGGCAGAGCAGACCCCGCTGATTGCCGCGCAGGGCATCAACATTCTTCTGGAAGCCGGCGTGCCGGCGGGCGTGGTTCAGCTGCTGCCGGGCCGCGGTGAAACCGTGGGCGCCAAACTGACCTCCGATAACCGCGTGCGCGGCGTGATGTTCACCGGTTCGACCGAAGTGGCGTCTCTGCTGCAGCGCAATATTGCCACCCGTCTGGATGCGCAGGGCCGTCCTACGCCGCTCATCGCGGAAACCGGCGGGATGAACGCCATGATCGTCGACTCCTCCGCGCTCACCGAGCAGGTGGTAGTCGACGTGCTGGCCTCTGCGTTCGACAGCGCCGGTCAGCGCTGCTCCGCCCTGCGCGTGCTGTGCCTGCAGGACGACGTGGCGGACCACACGCTGAAGATGCTGCGCGGCGCGATGGCCGAATGCCGCATGGGCAACCCGGGCCGTCTCACCACCGACATCGGGCCGGTGATTGACGCGGAAGCCAAAGCCAACATCGAAAACCACATTCAGACCATGCGCGCGAAAGGCCGTCCGGTGTTCCAGGCGGTGCGCGAGAACAGCGAAGATGCCCGCGAATGGCGGACCGGCACCTTTGTGCCGCCAACGCTGATTGAGCTGGCAAGCTTCGACGAGCTGAAAAAAGAGGTCTTCGGCCCGGTGCTGCACGTGGTGCGCTACAACCGTAACAACCTCAACGAGCTGGTTGAGCAGATCAACGCCTCCGGCTATGGCCTGACGCTCGGCGTGCATACCCGCATCGACGAGACTATCGCGCAGGTCACCGGCAGCGCCAAAGTGGGCAACCTGTACGTTAACCGCAACATGGTTGGCGCGGTCGTGGGCGTGCAGCCGTTCGGCGGTGAAGGCCTTTCCGGCACCGGTCCGAAAGCGGGCGGTCCGCTCTACCTGTACCGTCTGCTGGCGAACCGTCCTGAGAACGCGCTGGGCGTCACCCTGGCACGCCAGGATGCGGACTATCCGGTGGATGCGCAGCTGAAAACCGTACTGACCCAGCCGCTGGAGGCGCTCATTACATGGGCAGAAAAACGTCCTGAACTGCGTGCCGTCGCGAAGCAGTACGGCGAGCTGGCGCAGGCCGGTACCCAGCGTCTGCTGCCGGGGCCAACCGGCGAGCGCAACACCTGGACGCTGATGCCGCGCGAGCGCGTGCTGTGCGTGGCCGATAACGAGCAGGACGCGCTGGTGCAGCTGGCTGCCGCGATGGCAACCGGTTGTGAAGTGCTGTGGCCGGAAGATGCCCTGCATCGCGATCTCGCCAAACAGCTGCCTAAAGCAGTCTCAGCCCGCATTCGCTTCGCGAAAGCCGATAACCTGCTGACCCAGCCGTTTGATGCAGTGATCTACCACGGTGATTCCGATCAGCTGCGCGAACTGAGCGAGCAGGTTGCGGCCCGCAGCGGGGCGATTGTTTCGGTGCAGGGCTTTGCCCGCGGGGAAACTAACCTGCTGCTTGAGCGTCTGTACGTGGAGCGCTCGCTCAGCGTCAACACCGCGGCGGCAGGCGGTAACGCCAGCCTGATGACAATAGGCTAA
- the putP gene encoding sodium/proline symporter PutP, whose amino-acid sequence MAISTPMLVTFLVYIFGMILIGFLAWRSTKNFDDYILGGRSLGPMVTALSAGASDMSGWLLMGLPGAIFISGISESWIAIGLTVGAWINWKLVAGRLRVHTEANNNALTLPDYFTGRFEDNSRVLRIISAVVILLFFTIYCASGIVAGARLFESTFGMSYETALWAGAAATILYTFVGGFLAVSWTDTVQASLMIFALILTPVIVIFTVGGFGESLEVIKQKSIENVDMLKGLNFVAIVSLMGWGLGYFGQPHILARFMAADSHHTIVHARRISMTWMILCLAGACAVGFFGIAYFNNNPAQAGAVNQNAERVFIELAQILFNPWIAGILLSAILAAVMSTLSCQLLVCSSAITEDLYKAFLRKNASQKELVWVGRFMVLVVALVAIALAANPENRVLGLVSYAWAGFGAAFGPVVLFSVMWSRMTRNGALAGMIIGAVTVIVWKQFAWLGLYEIIPGFIFGSIGIVVFSLLGKAPSASMQKRFAEADAHYHTAPPSKLQAE is encoded by the coding sequence ATGGCTATTAGCACACCGATGCTGGTGACATTTCTCGTTTATATTTTTGGCATGATCCTGATAGGGTTTTTGGCGTGGCGTTCTACAAAGAACTTTGACGACTACATTCTGGGCGGACGCAGTTTAGGCCCGATGGTGACCGCACTCTCTGCGGGCGCATCCGACATGAGCGGCTGGCTGCTGATGGGGCTGCCCGGCGCGATTTTCATCTCCGGTATTTCTGAAAGCTGGATCGCCATCGGTCTGACCGTGGGTGCGTGGATCAACTGGAAACTGGTGGCAGGCCGTCTGCGCGTGCATACCGAGGCCAACAACAACGCCCTGACGCTGCCGGATTACTTCACCGGACGCTTTGAAGATAACAGCCGCGTTCTGCGCATTATCTCTGCGGTGGTTATCCTGCTGTTCTTCACCATCTACTGCGCCTCCGGCATCGTGGCCGGCGCGCGTCTGTTCGAAAGCACCTTCGGCATGAGCTACGAAACCGCCCTGTGGGCCGGTGCGGCGGCGACCATCCTCTATACCTTCGTGGGCGGATTCCTGGCCGTGAGCTGGACCGACACCGTGCAGGCGAGCCTGATGATTTTCGCCCTGATCCTGACCCCGGTGATTGTGATTTTCACCGTTGGCGGCTTTGGCGAATCGCTGGAAGTGATCAAGCAGAAGAGCATCGAAAACGTCGACATGCTGAAAGGGCTGAACTTCGTGGCCATCGTCTCCCTGATGGGCTGGGGTCTGGGCTACTTCGGTCAGCCGCATATCCTGGCGCGCTTTATGGCGGCGGATTCCCACCACACCATCGTTCATGCCCGTCGCATCAGCATGACGTGGATGATCCTGTGTCTGGCGGGGGCGTGTGCGGTCGGCTTCTTCGGCATCGCGTACTTCAACAACAACCCGGCGCAGGCGGGCGCGGTCAACCAGAACGCCGAGCGCGTGTTCATCGAGCTGGCGCAAATTCTGTTTAACCCGTGGATTGCCGGTATTCTGCTCTCCGCAATCCTGGCGGCGGTGATGTCTACCCTGAGCTGCCAGCTGCTGGTCTGCTCCAGCGCAATCACCGAAGACCTCTACAAAGCCTTCCTGCGTAAAAACGCGAGCCAGAAAGAGCTGGTGTGGGTAGGGCGCTTTATGGTGCTGGTGGTGGCGCTGGTAGCCATTGCGCTGGCGGCCAACCCGGAGAACCGCGTGCTGGGCCTGGTGAGCTACGCGTGGGCGGGCTTTGGTGCGGCATTTGGTCCGGTAGTGCTGTTCTCCGTCATGTGGTCACGTATGACCCGTAACGGCGCGCTGGCGGGGATGATTATCGGTGCGGTGACCGTTATCGTCTGGAAACAGTTCGCGTGGCTGGGCCTGTACGAAATCATTCCGGGCTTCATCTTCGGCAGCATCGGCATCGTGGTGTTCAGCCTGCTGGGTAAAGCCCCTTCTGCCTCCATGCAGAAACGCTTTGCTGAGGCCGACGCGCATTACCATACTGCGCCGCCGTCTAAGCTCCAGGCAGAATAA
- a CDS encoding DUF3574 domain-containing protein — translation MTIKTGVMAAAFLMLAGCTAPSQHAAVETCKADNQMQQTTLYFGLNRPAGAQITSNEWQQFVDQDVTPRFRDGLTVFDARGQWLGNDGKVAREPSKALMLIHGKDAQSEKNIEALRGIYKSRFAQESVMRVDQPVCVQF, via the coding sequence ATGACAATCAAAACAGGGGTAATGGCAGCGGCATTCTTGATGCTCGCTGGCTGCACGGCGCCGTCACAGCACGCGGCGGTGGAGACCTGCAAAGCGGATAACCAGATGCAGCAAACCACGCTCTATTTCGGCTTAAATCGTCCTGCCGGGGCGCAGATCACCAGCAACGAGTGGCAGCAGTTTGTCGATCAGGACGTGACGCCGCGTTTCCGCGATGGCTTAACGGTGTTTGACGCGCGCGGGCAGTGGCTGGGGAACGACGGGAAAGTGGCGCGAGAACCCAGCAAAGCGCTGATGCTGATCCACGGTAAAGATGCGCAGAGCGAGAAGAACATCGAAGCGTTACGCGGGATTTACAAGTCACGCTTCGCGCAGGAGTCGGTGATGCGGGTCGATCAGCCGGTGTGCGTGCAGTTCTGA
- a CDS encoding NupC/NupG family nucleoside CNT transporter: MFKIVHFLLALVIILALAWLVSFDRRKIRIRYVLQLIIIEIALAFFFLHAESGLFLIKYVSGFFESLLKFAGEGTNFVFGGMGEKGLAFIFLGVLCPIIFISALIGILQHWRILPIFIRVIGTLLSKLNGMGKLESFNAVSSLILGQSENFIAYKGVLGDLSSRRLFTMAATAMSTVSLSIVGAYMTMLDAKFVVAALILNMFSTFIILSVINPARPEAEPDIKLEKLHESQSFFEMLGEYILAGFKVAMIILAMLIGFIALISAVNALFSSVFGMSFQQILGYVFYPLAWLVGIPLSDALNAGSIMATKLVANEFVAMIELQKIAHQMSPRGLGILSVFLVSFANFASIGIVAGAIKGLNEQQGNVVSRFGLRLVYGATLVSLLSASFAGLVL, from the coding sequence ATGTTTAAAATTGTCCATTTCCTGCTGGCGCTGGTCATTATTCTCGCGCTTGCCTGGCTGGTAAGTTTCGACCGCCGAAAAATTCGCATTCGTTATGTTTTACAGCTGATTATTATTGAAATTGCGCTGGCGTTCTTTTTCCTGCACGCCGAAAGTGGGTTATTCCTGATTAAATACGTCTCCGGATTCTTTGAGTCACTGCTCAAATTTGCCGGCGAAGGTACCAATTTCGTCTTTGGCGGAATGGGGGAGAAAGGGCTGGCGTTCATTTTCCTCGGCGTGCTTTGCCCGATTATTTTTATTTCCGCACTGATTGGTATTCTTCAGCACTGGCGGATCCTGCCGATTTTTATTCGGGTCATCGGTACGCTGCTGTCGAAACTGAACGGTATGGGCAAGCTGGAATCCTTTAACGCGGTGAGTTCGCTGATCCTCGGCCAGTCGGAAAACTTCATTGCCTACAAAGGCGTGCTGGGCGATCTCTCCTCTCGTCGTCTCTTCACCATGGCGGCCACGGCCATGTCGACGGTCTCCCTGTCGATTGTCGGCGCCTATATGACCATGCTTGACGCCAAATTTGTCGTCGCCGCGCTGATTCTGAACATGTTCAGCACCTTTATTATTCTCTCCGTCATCAACCCGGCGCGCCCGGAAGCGGAGCCGGATATCAAGCTGGAAAAACTGCACGAATCGCAGAGCTTCTTTGAGATGCTCGGCGAGTATATTCTGGCCGGTTTTAAGGTGGCGATGATTATTCTGGCGATGCTGATTGGCTTTATCGCGCTTATTAGCGCCGTTAACGCCCTCTTCTCCAGCGTATTTGGCATGAGCTTCCAGCAGATCCTGGGTTACGTATTTTATCCCCTGGCGTGGCTGGTGGGGATTCCGCTGAGCGATGCCCTGAACGCGGGCAGTATAATGGCAACCAAGCTGGTGGCGAATGAATTTGTGGCGATGATTGAGCTGCAAAAAATCGCGCATCAGATGTCCCCGCGCGGGCTGGGGATTTTATCCGTTTTCCTGGTATCCTTCGCGAACTTCGCGTCCATCGGCATCGTGGCCGGGGCGATTAAGGGCCTGAACGAACAGCAGGGGAACGTGGTATCGCGTTTCGGTTTGCGTCTGGTGTACGGCGCGACGCTGGTGAGCCTGCTGTCGGCGAGCTTTGCGGGTTTGGTGCTGTAA
- the efeU gene encoding iron uptake transporter permease EfeU, giving the protein MFVPFLIMLREGLEAALIVSLIASYLKRTQRGRWIGVMWVGVFLAAALCLGLGILINETTGEFPQKEQELFEGIVAVIAVVILTWMVFWMRKVSRNVKVQLEQAVDNALQKGNNHGWALIMMVFFAVAREGLESVFFLLAAFQQDVGIWPPLGAVLGLATAVVLGFLIYWGGIRLNLGAFFKWTSLFILLVAAGLAAGAIRAFHEAGLWNHFQDVAFDLSNVLSTHSLTGTLLEGIFGYQETPSVSEVAMYFIYLVPALVLFAMPPRTGKQASRVTP; this is encoded by the coding sequence ATGTTTGTTCCATTTCTCATTATGTTACGTGAAGGGCTTGAAGCTGCCCTTATCGTGAGCCTCATCGCCAGTTATCTGAAGCGAACCCAGCGCGGACGCTGGATTGGCGTCATGTGGGTCGGGGTATTCCTTGCTGCAGCACTCTGTCTGGGCCTCGGTATCCTCATCAACGAAACCACCGGGGAGTTCCCGCAGAAAGAGCAGGAGCTGTTTGAGGGGATAGTCGCCGTAATTGCGGTGGTGATCCTCACCTGGATGGTGTTCTGGATGCGTAAAGTCTCCCGTAACGTGAAGGTGCAGCTGGAGCAGGCGGTGGATAACGCCCTGCAAAAGGGGAACAACCACGGCTGGGCGCTTATTATGATGGTCTTTTTCGCCGTCGCGCGTGAAGGCCTTGAGTCTGTTTTCTTCCTGCTGGCGGCGTTTCAGCAGGATGTGGGGATCTGGCCGCCGCTGGGAGCCGTGCTGGGTCTTGCCACCGCCGTTGTGCTCGGTTTCCTGATCTACTGGGGCGGTATCCGCCTTAACCTGGGCGCGTTCTTCAAGTGGACCAGCCTGTTTATTCTGCTGGTGGCTGCGGGGCTGGCGGCGGGGGCGATACGCGCCTTCCACGAGGCGGGCCTGTGGAACCATTTCCAGGACGTGGCGTTTGACCTCAGCAACGTGCTCTCCACCCATTCTCTGACCGGCACCCTGCTCGAAGGTATCTTCGGCTATCAGGAAACGCCGAGCGTCAGCGAAGTGGCGATGTACTTTATTTATCTGGTTCCGGCGCTGGTGCTGTTCGCTATGCCGCCGCGTACCGGCAAGCAGGCGTCGCGCGTGACGCCGTAA
- the efeO gene encoding iron uptake system protein EfeO: MAIQFRRSALCAGIAALFASAFSAWGADVPQVKVTVNDKQCEPMTLTVNSGKTQFIIQNHSQKSLEWEILKGVLVVEERENIAPGFSQKMTANLQPGEYEMTCGLLTNPKGKLIVKGNATKDAAKGEALLSLGEAITAYKAYVTKETADLVAGTKAFTDAVKAGDIEKAKSLYAPTRQHYERIEPIAELFSDLDGSIDAREDDYEQKAADPKFTGFHRLEKALFGDNSTKGMEKYAEQLNGDVLELQKRISELAFPPSKVVGGAAGLIEEVAASKISGEEDRYSHTDLWDFQANVDGAQKIVNLLRPQLQKENSELLAKVDANFKKVDTILAKYRTKDGFETYDKLTDADRNALKGPITALAEDLSLLRGVLGLD; this comes from the coding sequence ATGGCAATTCAGTTCCGTCGTAGTGCGTTATGCGCAGGCATTGCCGCGCTGTTCGCTTCTGCATTCTCCGCCTGGGGCGCGGATGTTCCTCAGGTTAAAGTCACCGTCAATGATAAGCAGTGCGAGCCGATGACCCTCACGGTCAACAGCGGCAAAACCCAGTTCATCATTCAGAACCATAGCCAGAAGTCGCTGGAGTGGGAGATCCTCAAAGGCGTTCTGGTGGTGGAGGAGCGCGAAAACATCGCCCCTGGCTTCAGCCAGAAGATGACCGCCAACCTGCAGCCGGGGGAGTATGAGATGACCTGCGGCCTGCTGACTAATCCGAAAGGCAAGCTGATCGTCAAGGGCAACGCCACGAAGGATGCCGCGAAGGGCGAAGCGCTGCTGAGCCTGGGCGAGGCCATCACCGCCTATAAAGCCTACGTCACTAAAGAGACTGCAGATCTGGTCGCGGGCACCAAAGCCTTTACCGATGCGGTGAAAGCGGGCGATATCGAAAAGGCGAAATCCCTGTATGCGCCAACCCGTCAGCACTACGAGCGTATTGAGCCAATTGCGGAGCTGTTCTCCGATCTTGATGGCAGCATTGATGCCCGTGAAGACGATTACGAGCAGAAAGCGGCCGATCCAAAATTCACCGGCTTCCACCGTCTTGAGAAAGCCCTGTTTGGCGACAACTCTACCAAAGGGATGGAGAAATACGCCGAGCAGCTGAACGGCGACGTGCTGGAGCTGCAAAAGCGCATCAGCGAGCTGGCCTTCCCGCCGTCAAAAGTGGTGGGCGGCGCGGCCGGCCTGATTGAAGAAGTGGCCGCGAGCAAAATCAGCGGCGAAGAAGATCGCTACAGCCATACCGATCTGTGGGACTTCCAGGCCAACGTAGACGGCGCGCAGAAAATTGTTAACCTGCTGCGTCCTCAGCTGCAGAAAGAGAACAGCGAGCTGCTGGCGAAAGTGGATGCCAACTTTAAGAAAGTCGATACCATCCTGGCGAAGTATCGCACTAAAGACGGGTTTGAAACTTACGACAAGCTGACCGATGCCGACCGTAACGCGCTGAAAGGCCCGATTACCGCCCTGGCGGAAGATCTCTCTCTGCTGCGCGGCGTACTGGGTCTGGACTAA